ACCTGTGCCCACCCGGCACCTCGATGCCCTGGACGCGCCAGCATTGGCGTTGCAATGGAACAGCGCGCGCCGTCCAATCGATGATCGGACGGCGCGCGCAGGCTCCAGAAACTCAGGCGGATTTGTTGCCCGGCTTGCGACCGGCCGGCTTCTGGCCGAGCTTGCGGCCAAGGCCGATCTTCTTTGCCATCTCGCGCCGCGCGATCGAATAATTCTCGGCGACCATCGGATAATCGGCCTTGAGATTATAGCGCTGGCGATAGTCTTCCGGCGACAGGCCATGGCCCGACAAATGCCGACGCAGCGTCTTGTAGGGTTTGCCGTCGATCAGCGAGAGGATGTGATCCTTTGATGCGAGCGACTTGCGCACCGTCACGGCGGGGGTGAAGTCTTCGTCGAGTGCGAGCTCTTCGCTGCTCGTTACGGTTGCCGCCGCGCCGGCTGTCAACTCGGTGACCGTCGCGTGCATCGTACGCAGAAAGGCGGGAGCCTCGTCGGCGGCAATGCGATTATTCGGATTCGACAGCCATGCGATGGTCAGTTCGGTCGCCAGCTTGACAGCATTCAGCGAATTTCCTCGGTCAAGTCATTCTCCAGTTGCAGCGATGGTCTGCGCATTGTGTATATCGCCGATAGTCGTTGGTTGCCAACACAAGATGTCATTGTTGCTTTTGACATCGGGCGCGGCACACCAGCTTACCGGCAAGTATAAAACCGACATCATTGTCTATAGTCGATGACCGGCGATCATCATTCTTCGGACCGCACTCCAACCGTTTCTGGGTTCGATCTCCTTTAATATATGGTCGGTCGGGCTGACGCGCCATCACCGCGCCATCGCTATTTTCGCATCCCTTTCACCCCAAGCGACACATCGACTGGGGAGCTTGGTAACCAGTCGAGCGCGTCCTTTGGAGATGTCGCGCCATGCGGATGGCGGGGAGGGCTCGTCTCGGATCGTCCGAGTTTGGCGGCTGCCGGCGCGCCTGTGCAAGGCCGGCGGCCCCTCCAATTTTGCCGCGAGATTGAGCGTGCTGCGCACGCGTGTTTGTTCGTAGCAGCGCAACAAAATCGGTTCCTCCGCCGCCGCTTCGCGGTGCCTGCGCTGGCGCTCCGGCAGCCCTGACAGGCACACCGGCAACCGCCGTCGAGAGGCTGTCTTCGATGAGGAAGGCGTCAATTGATGGAGGTTCTCATGACCGTGTTTCAACCGGTTTCGCACAGCTCGGATCGCGTGATGGCGGTGCTCGTGGCGGGGCTCGAACTCGAATTCGGGCGCGGCGCGGCAGAGGCGTTGGCGCAGCGATTCATCGCGGCGGAAGAGTGCGATTTCACCTGGGATGCGCGGGATCAGGAGCGTTGGCTGGGCGCTTATGAGGCACCCGGGGATAGTGATTTCGAGCTGGATCGGGTGGCGATTATCGGGTTTCTGGATAGGCAATGGTTCGTCGCAGTGTGCATCGTCGATGGCGATGGCATGGCGCACGGCATGATCGGGCGGCGCACATTTTCAAACGAGCAGGGAGCGCGAAAGGCGTTCGTGACGCAGCGTTGATCTGCAAGGGGAGCGCAGCCGGGATGCGATGTCGGACAGGCATCGCGTCCCGGCTTTTTTGTGCCTTGGTTAAGACAGGGAGAAGGCGCCGGGGAGGATGGCAGGGTGAGCGAGCGGACAGGGCGGCGGAAGGCAAGATAAAGCTGCGGCACCGGTGGTCCCGCAAGTGTTTGTCTGCACATCGTTTTTTGGCGAAGGATTTGGCACTGCCCTCCGGTGACCAGTGCCATTCGGCCCAGAATCGACGGTTTTCCGCAGGGTTCGGCGGCACCGGTTTTCAGGGGCGCAGAGGCGCGTCATGCTCACCCGAAATACTCCAGCGGACCGTCATCATGGCCGATGAAAACGACTTCGAACCACGCCTCGGACGCATGCGCAGCGCCGGCGGCAAGCGCGCGCGGAAATATCTCGGCCGCGTGCTCGCGGCGGCCAATCTCGCACGCGGCGGCGCGGCGGTGTTCGGGTCGCGCAGCAAAGGTTTTACCGGCAGCTGGATCGGCCGCGGCGCCGGGGTGGGGCGCGCCCTCGCCGGTCGCGGCAGTCGCGCGGCCTATGGCGCGCGCCGCGTCATCATCAAGGCCAGCATCGTCAAGCTTGCCGGCAAGGGGGCAGGGGCCGCGGTGGCGCACCTGCGCTATCTCCAGCGCGACGGGACAACGCGCACCGGTGAACCGGGTCAACTCTATGGCCGCGATGACGACGCGGTCGACGGCAAGGCATTTCACGAACGCGGGAGCGGCGATCGTCACCAGTTTCGCTTCATCGTGTCGGCCGAGGACGGCGCCGAATATGAGGATCTGAAACCACTCACCCGCCGGTTGATGGCGCGGGTCGAGGAAGACCTGGGTACCAAGCTCGACTGGGTCGCGGTCGATCACTTCAACACCGGCCATCCGCACACGCATATCGCCGTGCGCGGCAAGGACCATCTCGGTGCCGATCTGGTGATTGCCCGCGACTATCTGACGACCGGCATGCGCGAGCGCGCGTGCGAGCTCGTCGATCTCGACCTGGGACCGCGCTCGGCCCGCGAGATCGAGACCGGCCTTCGCGCCGAGGTCGAGCAGGAGCGCCTGACCTCGCTCGACCGGGCATTGCTGCGCGATGCCGGCATCGATCATGTCGTCGCGACAGCCCAGGGCGACGCGTTCAGTCAGGCACTGCGCGCCGGCCGGCTGGCCAAGCTCAGGCAGCTCGGCCTGGCCGAGCCGATCGGCGGGATGCGCTGGCGGCTCGCCGAGGGTCTTGGCGACACGCTCCGGCGGATGGGCGAGCGCGGCGACATCATCCGCACGATGCAGCGCGAGTTCACGCGCCGCGGCGTGGAGCGGGCGCAGGCCGATCAGGTCATCTATGATCCGTCATCGCCGGAAGCCCGACCGCTGGTCGGACGAGTCGTCGGGCGCGGCCTGGCCGACGAGCATGCCGACCGTCATTATCTGATCATCGACGGCATCGATGGGCGCAGCCATTACGTGGCAATTGGGAAAGGCGCTGGCCTCGATATCGTGCCGGAGGGTGCGGTGGTGCGGATCGACCCGCTGCAAGCTGCGGTGCGTGAAGCCGACCGCACCATCGCCGCAGTCGCCGCAGCCAATGGCGGCCACTATGATATCGACGCGCATCTGCGCCATGACCCGAGTGCGACCGAAGCGTTCGCCGAGACCCATGTCCGTCGGCTCGAGGCAATGCGCCGATTGAGCGGCAATGTGACCCGTGAACCGTCGGGACAGTGGATCATCGCAGGCGATCATCTCGAACGGGCGGGGGCGCATGAGACGAAGCTGTTGCGCGACCGCCCTGTCTCGGTCGAAATCCTGTCGCCGCAACCGCTGTCGAAACTTGTCGAGGCGGATGCGGCGACTTGGTTGGATCGGTCGCTGGTCAGCGCGGAGCCTCTGCCGCTCCGCGAAGCGGCGTTCGGCGCCGAGGTGCGCGACGCGCAGGATCGCCGCCGGCAATGGTTGATCGCGCAGGGGTTGGCTGAGGAATCGCAGGGCGCGACCCGCTATCGTCCCGACCTGCTCGCGACGCTGCAGCGGCGCGAGCTTCTGCGGGTCGCAGGGCAGCTATCGGAGGAGCTGGACCTTCCCTTCGCCGAGACCAGGAACGGCGCCCGGATCGAGGGGATCGTCCGGCGCCGGATCGACCTGGTCAGCGGGCGGTTCGCGCTGATCGAGAAGAGCCGGGAATTCACGCTGGTGCCGTGGCGGACGGTGCTCGAGGGGCAGATCGGCAAGCCGGTATCAGGGATACTGCGCGGCGACGTGGTCAACTGGTCGACCGGGCGCGGGCGGCAGGGCCCGCAGATCGGATAACGAATGGGGCCCCGGCCATTGCGCAGGGAGGCGAAACCATTCGGCGCTCTTTCGAGAACGATCGCATAGCCATGGGTGTTGGGTGGCGACGACGTCGGGAACGGAAGCCGTCACGCCGGGGTTCTGGTCCTTCCCGGATCGCGTCGGAGATCTTCATGCATACCGCACATGCGCTTCCAGACTTTGGTCCGAACCGGAAGGAGCGGCGTCGATTGGCCGCCGCGACGAAGCAGCCCGGGCGTCCTTCCTGTCGCTGCTGCGGCGGCGGCGCGCACGCGCATATGAGGACGGACGCCGACAGCGGAATCCAGCCCCGGTCGGACATCGGCGAGTCGGAAGCACGACTGGGACGGGCCTCATGACCGAGGCAAGCTGGGGCGACGATGCCATGTCGCCGTCGATCGACTGGCGGATGAGCGCGGCGCTCGAAAACGTGCCGCGCGGCGACAGCGACCTCGCGGAGGTGACCAGCCTCGCCGATGCCGTGCGTGCCTGGCGGGAACTGGATGCGCCGCATCGTGCCGACGCCGTCCTGACCCTCGAGCATGCCATTCTCGTCGACGGCGCGACCATCAGCAGTTTCAGCGGAGAGACTATCGCGAGCCTGGTCGAGCGGCTCGCCTCGTACGAAGCCGGAAAATAGGTCGTTGCGGAACCAGGGCCGACGCTCGACCCCGGCGCGCGCGAAGCGCTCAGAATGCCAGTGCGGTCTGCACCGGTCGCGCGCCGATTTCCTCGACGACGAAGGTACGCGCCGGCGGCGTCACCAGCAGGTCGCTTTCGGGAACGGTGCGATCAAGCCACTTCAGCACGTCGCGGCGCTCGACGATCGCGCCGTGCCGCTCCTGGTGCAGCGCTACTTCGGGGTTCGCATCGACCGTGACGATTCGATAGCAGAGCGGCCATTCGCCCATCGCCGGTTCCCAGACCGCGGCGAGGTAGAAGAAGTTGCCGCCGTCGAGCGTCACCCGGAAGCGTTGCTTGCCTACCGTCAGTTGGAATTCCGACGCCGGAACCAGGCAGCGATGGCTGGGGAACGTCTTCCCTTCGGAACGGACGAACCGATAGATACTGCCGCCGCTGAACCGCGGATCGGAACCCCAGACCGCCTCGACCATCTCTATCTCTTGCGGATCGTCCGGGTTTCGCCGGATGATGGCGCGGCGGGTGCCGAGCGGCGCTTCGGAATCGAAAGGCGTTGGAGTCGCGGTCACCGCTCGGAACATAATGGGAACGACCTTGAGTCGCAAGGCCGGTCGAGATCAGGGGCAGGACATGTGCAACGACTATCGTCTCGAAGTTGATATCGCCTCGATCGTCGAGGATTTTGACGACCTCAAGATCAAGATCAACTTGTCCGAGGGCACGCCCAATGTCGCGGCGCGCGAGGACATCAAGATCAGCGATATCGCGCCGATCGTCCGCACGGTCGAAGGGGAGCGCGGCGTAGGGGACTTGGTGAACCGGCGGTGGAGCTGGCCCGGGCCCGGCGGCAAGCCCGTCTATAATTTCCGCTCGGAGGGGCGCGAGTTCACCTCGGGGCGCTGCCTGATCCTGGCGGACGGTTTCTACGAGTTCACCAAGCCAGACGACCCCAAGCAGAAGCGGCAGAACAAATGGCTGTTCACGATGCGCGACCATCGCTGGTTCTGCATCGCCGGCATCTGGCGTGCCCATCCGGAGATCGGCGAGGCGTTCACGATGCTGACGATGGAGCCGGGAGAGGATGTTGCGCCCTATCATAGCCGGCAGATCGTCGCCCTTCCCCGCGAGCGCTGGGCCGACTGGCTCGATCCGGCCGCGCCGGCGGCGGCGGTGCTCACCCGTCTGCCTGGCGGCAGTCTGCCGGTGGTTCAGGTCTATCCGCCGGCCGCGGCACAGGCGGCGCTCCTCTAGCCGGGCAGAGCTTGCTGGAAAAAGCCGGTGCGCCAAACGGCCGCGCGTGCCGATCGATACGGCACCGGAATTTCTACGCGCTTGACTCGTTCTGGCGGGTAGAAACAGAAAGGGAACGAATTGTCCGTTCCCGAGTCTGTCCGATGCCATGCACCACGCCGCCGTCATTGCCCAATTGCGCGCCCGGATCGCCGAGGTCGAAGGGGTTGCTGCGCGCCGTGAATCGCTGCCATTCGGCATCGCAGGGATCGACTCGCGCCTGCCGGGGGGCGGCCTGATCGCAGGCGCCTTGCACGAGGTCGCGGGCAGCGCCGATCTCGCCGATGATGCGAGCGCCACGATCTTCCTCGCCGGCATCCTCGCGCGACTGGAAGGGCCGGTGCTCTGGTGCCTGCGCTGGCGTGACCTTTTTGCCCCGGCGCTGCACCTCGCTGGGCTGCATCCCGATCGGGTGATCCATGTCGAGGCGGGCAGCGACACGAACGTCCTGCTGGCGATGGAGGAATGCCTGCGCCATGCCGGGCTCGCCGGGGTGGTCGGCGAGATCACCAAATATTCGACGACCGCCTCGAAGCGGCTTCAGCTCGCCGCCGAGGCGTCGGGGGTCCCGGCCTTTGTCTTCCGGCGCGCGGCGAGGATCGACGCATCGGTCGAAGGGACGGCTGCGATGACGCGCTGGCGGATCGCCGCCGCACCCAGCGAGGCACTCGACATTCCGAGCCTGGGCAGGCCGCGCTGGCAGGTGGTGCTCGAGCGGGCGCGCGGCGGCGATCCGCATGAATGGCTGGTGGAGGGATGCGATGCGCAGGGTCGTATCGGTCTATCTGCCGCACTGGTCGACCGACCGGTTGCGGCGGACGACCGCCAAGCCGCCGCCTGACGCGAGCCCCGACCACTCGGTCCGGGCGCCGCTCGTCACCGCGATTCCGGAACATGGTCGGCGCATCGTGGCGGCGGTCGATCAGGACGCGCGTTCGCTCGGAATCACCCTCGGCATGACGGTCACCAAGGCGCGCTCGTTTGTCCCCGGACTCGAGGTGATCGACGCCGATCCCGAGGCCGACCTGGCAGGTCTTCGCCGCATCGCGCTGTGGGCAGGCCAGCGCTACGCGCCGATCGTCGCCCCCGATCCGCCGGACGGACTGTGGCTCGACGTGACCGGCTGCGCTGCCCTGTTCAACACCGAGCGGGCGCTGGTGAAGGACCTCCATCGGCGCCTCGCCGCGTTCGGCCTCAATGTGCAGATCGCCATCGCGGATACCGCGGGCTGCGCCCATGCGGTTGCGCGCCATGTGCCGGCGGGCCGGCCGGTATCGATCGAGCCGGGCCGGCACCACGCCGCACTCGCCTTGATGCCGGTGCGCGCCTTGCGGCTTGAGCCCGGAGTGGTCGATGCGCTGCGCAAGCTCGGCTTCGAGCGGATCGAGCAATTGCTGGGTGCGCCGCGTGGCCCTCTCGCCAAGCGCTTCGGGCACAGCCTGTACCGGCGTCTCGACCAGGCACTGGGGAATATCCCCGAACCGATCGAGGCGTTGTTCCCTGAAGCGCTGCCGCATGCCCGGCGCGGATTCGTCGAGCCGATCCTGACCGCGGAGGCGTTCGCGCATGTCATCGACGACTTGGCGGGGGATATCGCGCACCAGCTCACGGCGATCGGCAAGGGCGCCCGCCGGCTCGACTGTCATTTCCACCGGGTCGACGGCATGGCACAGGCGATCCGGGTCGGCACGGCGACACCGTCGCGCGACCCGCGCCATCTCGCCAAGCTGCTCTGCGCGCGGATCGAGGACGTGGATCCGGGTCTCGGGGTGGAGGCGATGACCCTGGTCGCCCCGCTGATCGAGCCCCGGCAGCACCGACAAGGCGAGGGGCTCGAAAGTGTCGCGCGGCGTGGGCCCGACCTCCCCGCTCTGGTCGACACGCTGGCCAATCGCTTCGGGCAGCGGCGGTTGTACCGCAGCGCGCCTCAGGCAAGCGCGATGCCCGAGCGGTCGGTGGTGCATGCGTCAGCTTTGGCGGCTGCCGGTGGCGCGGCCTGGAATGGCGACCTGCCGCGACCGTCGCGTATGCTGTCGCCGCCCGAGGCGATTGACGTCACCGCGATGCTGCCGGACCACCCGCCCGCCATGTTCATGTGGCGCGGCAAGCGCTTCCGCGTCGCGCGCGCCGATGGGCCCGAACGGCTCCACGGCGAATGGTGGCGCGAGCGCGGTGTCGAGGCCGACCGGCCTTATGTGGTGCGCGACTATTTCCAGGTCGAGACGGTGAGCGGCGGCCGCTACTGGATCTTCCGTCTCGGCGATGGCGAAAATCCCGCGACCGGCCCGATGCGCTGGTTCCTCCACGGAGCATTCGCTTGAGAATGCGACCACAAGGATCGCGCCTTCGCATGATGATCGCAGCGGCCTGGCAGGGACGGGCGGCATGATCGCGGCGACGGGCGACGCCGCGGCGCGCTATGTCGAGTTGCAGGTCACCACCCATTTTAGTTTCCTGCGCGGCGCCTCCTCGCCTGAGGAATTGTTCGCGGCGGCGGCGTTGCTCGGCCTGCCCGCGCTCGGCGTGGTCGACCGCAATTCGGTCGCGGGGCTGGTCCGCGCCTGGGACGCCGAACGGGCGACCGGCGTGCGTTCAATCGTCGGCACGCGCCTCGATCTCGGCGATGGCAACGCGCTGCTCGTCTATCCCAGCGACCGCGCCGCCTATGGCCGGATGTGTCGGCTGCTCAGCATCGGCAAGGGGCGGGCGGGGAAGGGCGCCTGCCATCTCGACTGGTCCGACGTCGAGGACTGGAACGAGGGGCTGATCGCCTTGCTCGCGCCTGACCGGGCCGATGCGACGACCGAGGCCGCGCTCGCCCGCACCGCGCGCATCTTCGGCGACCGTGCTTATCTCGCGCTGTCGATCCGGCGCCAGCCGCGCGACGCGGTGCGGCTGCGCGACCTGGCGGCGATGGCGGCGGCGGCGCGGGTACCGACGGTCGCGACCGGCGACGTGCTCTATCACGGCCCCGAGCGCCGGCTGCTCCAGGACGTGGTCACCTGCATTCGCGAGAAATGCACGATCGACACGCTGGGCGACCGGCGCGAGCGCTTCGCCAACCGGCACCTCAAGCCCGCGGAGGAGATGGAGCGGCTGTTCCGCCGCTATCTCAAGGACACCGGGCCGGTCGCGCGCAGCGTCGAGTTCGCCGCGCGCTGCACCTTCAGCCTCGCGGAGCTCAAATATCAATATCCCGATGAAGTCGCCGTGCCGGGCCGCACGCCGCAGCAGGAGCTCGAACGCCTGACATGGGAGAAGGCACCGCTCCGCTATCCCGAGGGGATCAGCGATGCGGTGCGCAGCCAGCTTGAGCACGAGCTCAGGCTGATCGGCCAGCTCGATTATGCGCCCTATTTCCTGACTGTCCATGCGATCGTCGCCGAGGCGCGGCGGCGCGAGATCCTCTGCCAGGGGCGCGGCTCGGCGGCGAACAGCGCGGTCTGCTATGTGCTCGGCATCACCTCGATCGACCCGGTCCGCACCGAGTTGCTGTTCGAGCGCTTCGTCAGCGCCGAGCGGCGCGAACCGCCCGATATCGATGTCGATTTCGAGCATGAGCGGCGCGAGGAAGTGATCCAGTGGATTTACGAGACCTATGGCCGCGATCGCAGCGCGCTGACCGCGGTCGTGACCCGCTACCGGGCGCGCGGCGCGGTGCGCGAGGTCGGCAAGGCGCTGGGCCTTTCCGAGGACATGACCGCCGGGCTTGCCTCCTCGGTCTGGGGCTTCAGCCGTGAGGGCGTCGAGGAGAAGCACGCCGAGGAATTGAACCTCGATCTTGGCGACCGACGGCTGGCACTGACTCTCGAACTCGCAAAGCAGCTGATCAATACCCCCCGCCATCTGTCGCAGCATCCCGGCGGGTTCGTGCTGACCCGCGACCGGCTCGACGAGCTGGTGCCGATCGAGCCTGCGGCGATGGATGATCGCCAGGTGATCGAATGGGACAAGGACGATATCGACGCGCTCGGCTTCATGAAGGTCGATGTGCTGGGCTTGGGCATGCTCAGCTGCATGCGTGGCGCGTTCGAGCTGCTCGAGAAGGACAAGGGGCTGAGTCTCGACCTCGCGACCATCCCGGCCGAGGATCCCGCGACCTATGCGATGATCCGCAAGGCCGACACGCTCGGCGTCTTCCAGATCGAGAGCCGCGCGCAGATGGCATCGCTGCCGCTGATGGGGCCTAGGACCTTCTATGATCTCGTCATCCAGGTCGCGATCGTCCGGCCGGGGCCGATCCAGGGCGACATGGTCCATCCTTATCGCCGGCGGCGCGCGGGGCTCGAGGAGGTGACCTATCCGACCCCCGAGCTGCGGCGCGTGCTGGAGAAGACGCTGGGGGTGCCGCTGTTCCAGGAGCAGGCGATGCGTGTCGCCATCGAATGCGCCGGGTTCACCGCCTCCGAGGCCGACCTGCTGCGCCGCGCGATGGCGACGTTCAAGCTGACCGGCGGGGTCAGTCATTTCCGCGACAAGCTGATCGAGGGGATGGTCGTGCGCGGCTATGAGCGGGCGTTTGCCGAAAAGACCTTCAAGCAGATCGAGGGGTTCGGCTCCTACGGCTTTCCGGAGAGCCATGCCGCCAGCTTCGCGCTGATCGCCTACGCCTCTTCTTGGATCAAATGCCATCACCCCGACGCGTTCTGCGCGGCATTGCTCAACGCCCAGCCGATGGGGTTCTATGCGTCGGCCCAGATCGTCCGCGATACCCGGGCGCACGGCGTCGAGGTCCGCCCGATCGACGTCAACGCCAGCCGCTGGGACTGCACGCTCGAAGAGACGAACGGGCGCTACAAGGCGGTCCGCCTGGGGCTGCGCATGGTGCGCGACCTGTCGAATGCAGATGCCGCGGCCATCGTCGCCGCCCGCAGCGACACGCCCTATGCCTCGGTCGAAGAAATCCAGCGCCGGGCCGGGGTGGGGCGGGGCGCGCTCGACCGGATCGGCGACGCGGACGGGTTTGGCTCGCTCGCGCTGAGCCGGCGGGCCGGCCTGTGGGA
This portion of the Sphingomonas sp. So64.6b genome encodes:
- a CDS encoding damage-inducible mutagenesis protein — encoded protein: MHHAAVIAQLRARIAEVEGVAARRESLPFGIAGIDSRLPGGGLIAGALHEVAGSADLADDASATIFLAGILARLEGPVLWCLRWRDLFAPALHLAGLHPDRVIHVEAGSDTNVLLAMEECLRHAGLAGVVGEITKYSTTASKRLQLAAEASGVPAFVFRRAARIDASVEGTAAMTRWRIAAAPSEALDIPSLGRPRWQVVLERARGGDPHEWLVEGCDAQGRIGLSAALVDRPVAADDRQAAA
- a CDS encoding SOS response-associated peptidase gives rise to the protein MSRKAGRDQGQDMCNDYRLEVDIASIVEDFDDLKIKINLSEGTPNVAAREDIKISDIAPIVRTVEGERGVGDLVNRRWSWPGPGGKPVYNFRSEGREFTSGRCLILADGFYEFTKPDDPKQKRQNKWLFTMRDHRWFCIAGIWRAHPEIGEAFTMLTMEPGEDVAPYHSRQIVALPRERWADWLDPAAPAAAVLTRLPGGSLPVVQVYPPAAAQAALL
- a CDS encoding SOS response-associated peptidase family protein, with protein sequence MRLKVVPIMFRAVTATPTPFDSEAPLGTRRAIIRRNPDDPQEIEMVEAVWGSDPRFSGGSIYRFVRSEGKTFPSHRCLVPASEFQLTVGKQRFRVTLDGGNFFYLAAVWEPAMGEWPLCYRIVTVDANPEVALHQERHGAIVERRDVLKWLDRTVPESDLLVTPPARTFVVEEIGARPVQTALAF
- the rlxS gene encoding relaxase/mobilization nuclease RlxS (I built this because a sul1 chimera in AMR looks like the C-terminus.), producing the protein MADENDFEPRLGRMRSAGGKRARKYLGRVLAAANLARGGAAVFGSRSKGFTGSWIGRGAGVGRALAGRGSRAAYGARRVIIKASIVKLAGKGAGAAVAHLRYLQRDGTTRTGEPGQLYGRDDDAVDGKAFHERGSGDRHQFRFIVSAEDGAEYEDLKPLTRRLMARVEEDLGTKLDWVAVDHFNTGHPHTHIAVRGKDHLGADLVIARDYLTTGMRERACELVDLDLGPRSAREIETGLRAEVEQERLTSLDRALLRDAGIDHVVATAQGDAFSQALRAGRLAKLRQLGLAEPIGGMRWRLAEGLGDTLRRMGERGDIIRTMQREFTRRGVERAQADQVIYDPSSPEARPLVGRVVGRGLADEHADRHYLIIDGIDGRSHYVAIGKGAGLDIVPEGAVVRIDPLQAAVREADRTIAAVAAANGGHYDIDAHLRHDPSATEAFAETHVRRLEAMRRLSGNVTREPSGQWIIAGDHLERAGAHETKLLRDRPVSVEILSPQPLSKLVEADAATWLDRSLVSAEPLPLREAAFGAEVRDAQDRRRQWLIAQGLAEESQGATRYRPDLLATLQRRELLRVAGQLSEELDLPFAETRNGARIEGIVRRRIDLVSGRFALIEKSREFTLVPWRTVLEGQIGKPVSGILRGDVVNWSTGRGRQGPQIG
- a CDS encoding MucR family transcriptional regulator, with the translated sequence MNAVKLATELTIAWLSNPNNRIAADEAPAFLRTMHATVTELTAGAAATVTSSEELALDEDFTPAVTVRKSLASKDHILSLIDGKPYKTLRRHLSGHGLSPEDYRQRYNLKADYPMVAENYSIARREMAKKIGLGRKLGQKPAGRKPGNKSA
- a CDS encoding DUF6504 family protein, with amino-acid sequence MRRVVSVYLPHWSTDRLRRTTAKPPPDASPDHSVRAPLVTAIPEHGRRIVAAVDQDARSLGITLGMTVTKARSFVPGLEVIDADPEADLAGLRRIALWAGQRYAPIVAPDPPDGLWLDVTGCAALFNTERALVKDLHRRLAAFGLNVQIAIADTAGCAHAVARHVPAGRPVSIEPGRHHAALALMPVRALRLEPGVVDALRKLGFERIEQLLGAPRGPLAKRFGHSLYRRLDQALGNIPEPIEALFPEALPHARRGFVEPILTAEAFAHVIDDLAGDIAHQLTAIGKGARRLDCHFHRVDGMAQAIRVGTATPSRDPRHLAKLLCARIEDVDPGLGVEAMTLVAPLIEPRQHRQGEGLESVARRGPDLPALVDTLANRFGQRRLYRSAPQASAMPERSVVHASALAAAGGAAWNGDLPRPSRMLSPPEAIDVTAMLPDHPPAMFMWRGKRFRVARADGPERLHGEWWRERGVEADRPYVVRDYFQVETVSGGRYWIFRLGDGENPATGPMRWFLHGAFA
- a CDS encoding error-prone DNA polymerase, with the protein product MIAATGDAAARYVELQVTTHFSFLRGASSPEELFAAAALLGLPALGVVDRNSVAGLVRAWDAERATGVRSIVGTRLDLGDGNALLVYPSDRAAYGRMCRLLSIGKGRAGKGACHLDWSDVEDWNEGLIALLAPDRADATTEAALARTARIFGDRAYLALSIRRQPRDAVRLRDLAAMAAAARVPTVATGDVLYHGPERRLLQDVVTCIREKCTIDTLGDRRERFANRHLKPAEEMERLFRRYLKDTGPVARSVEFAARCTFSLAELKYQYPDEVAVPGRTPQQELERLTWEKAPLRYPEGISDAVRSQLEHELRLIGQLDYAPYFLTVHAIVAEARRREILCQGRGSAANSAVCYVLGITSIDPVRTELLFERFVSAERREPPDIDVDFEHERREEVIQWIYETYGRDRSALTAVVTRYRARGAVREVGKALGLSEDMTAGLASSVWGFSREGVEEKHAEELNLDLGDRRLALTLELAKQLINTPRHLSQHPGGFVLTRDRLDELVPIEPAAMDDRQVIEWDKDDIDALGFMKVDVLGLGMLSCMRGAFELLEKDKGLSLDLATIPAEDPATYAMIRKADTLGVFQIESRAQMASLPLMGPRTFYDLVIQVAIVRPGPIQGDMVHPYRRRRAGLEEVTYPTPELRRVLEKTLGVPLFQEQAMRVAIECAGFTASEADLLRRAMATFKLTGGVSHFRDKLIEGMVVRGYERAFAEKTFKQIEGFGSYGFPESHAASFALIAYASSWIKCHHPDAFCAALLNAQPMGFYASAQIVRDTRAHGVEVRPIDVNASRWDCTLEETNGRYKAVRLGLRMVRDLSNADAAAIVAARSDTPYASVEEIQRRAGVGRGALDRIGDADGFGSLALSRRAGLWEVKGLGEAALPLFAAADARDGKLRQEAIEPQVVLAPMGEGAEVVEDYRASGLSLRAHPLAFLRDELKAKRFAPCEALRTIRDGRYVELAGIVLVRQKPGSAKGVMFITLEDETDVANLVVWTRTFEANRRTVLGASMMGVRGQVQREGEVIHVIAHRLDDLSGMLASVGRRADVADIYRVSRADVVKNGMGPDPRDPCERPLGKAARDIYIPNLRLGSGIIPGQSVEGIKVKARDFR